From a single bacterium genomic region:
- a CDS encoding response regulator → MRFKVRDILLVSSLYDSYLFEEDGRLFELIYNEYQGLNLSHAPEITHALNGKEALELLSEENRFDLIITSMHIEDMHVVKLAKMIREAGFSAPIILLAYDNRERKELVSNFDTSIFENIFIWQGDYRLLIAIIKLVEDRANVEHDTQTIGVQTIILVEDNVKFFSSYLPLIYKEILKQSQELISEGVNLSHKSLRMRARPKILLCTNYEDAWACFEKYQENVLGIISDINFKRNGVKDPLGGISFAINVREKHPDIPILLQSSNAGFAERAQEIGCAFIQKGSPRLLHELRSFMVNNFGFGDFVFRLPDGTEVGRAHNLKELGEQLCTVPEESIRYHADRNHFSNWLKARTEFWLAQKLKPRTVSEFNSINDLREVLINSLRLYLDLRKRGVMTDFSKETFDIRNGFARIGGGSIGGKARGLGFANVLINNYDVYEKFEDTHITVPSAVVIGTDVFDQFLHENNLESFALQSNDDVETNRRFVEAKKFPREVIRKLKDYLELVKEPLAVRSSSLLEDSQYQPFAGVYETFMIPNNDKSLKIRLDELLDSIKRVYASTFYRAAKDYMKVTAHRLEEEKMAVIVQRMVGSHNNGRFYPTFAGVAKSYNFYPVPPQKAEDGIVLLALGLGKTVVEGGNTVRFCPKYPRHLLQFFSTKETIKNAQHDFFALNMNYRLSKNVIETHDLLVQRFDLTEAEKDGTLHWAGSTYSPENEMVYDGISRAGTRVVTFAPVLKHKIFPLPEILDLLLELGSWGVGTPVEIEFAVNMNVASGAPKEFCVLQLRPLVLSQESEELNVDNSSSDQLVCYSQHALGNGAIDDIFDIVVVDIEKFDRSKSQETAEEVGKLNAKLLSLKRPYILIGVGRWGSLDHWLGIPVTWDQISGASAIVESGFKDFDVTPSQGSHFFQNITSFRIGYFTVNSFLHEGFINWDWLTQQNAVEELQYTRHLQFDSPIVVRINGHQNKGVILKPEI, encoded by the coding sequence ATGCGCTTTAAAGTACGGGATATCCTGCTCGTGTCAAGTTTGTACGACTCGTACTTATTCGAAGAAGACGGACGCCTGTTCGAATTGATCTACAACGAATATCAAGGCCTCAATCTCAGCCATGCGCCGGAGATCACGCACGCATTAAACGGCAAAGAAGCGTTGGAACTGTTGAGTGAGGAAAATCGATTTGATCTGATCATCACATCGATGCATATCGAAGATATGCATGTGGTTAAACTGGCTAAAATGATCCGCGAGGCCGGTTTTTCAGCGCCGATCATTTTACTGGCGTATGATAACCGTGAACGTAAGGAACTGGTATCTAATTTCGACACATCGATCTTTGAAAATATTTTTATCTGGCAGGGTGATTACCGTTTACTCATCGCGATTATCAAATTGGTTGAAGACAGAGCCAATGTCGAGCACGATACGCAGACTATCGGCGTTCAAACGATCATTCTGGTGGAGGACAACGTTAAATTTTTTTCATCTTATCTTCCGCTGATCTACAAAGAGATACTCAAACAATCGCAGGAATTAATATCCGAAGGTGTTAATCTGAGCCATAAATCCTTACGTATGCGGGCGCGCCCGAAAATACTTTTATGCACCAACTACGAAGATGCGTGGGCATGTTTTGAAAAATATCAGGAAAACGTGCTGGGCATCATTTCCGATATCAATTTCAAACGTAACGGGGTCAAGGATCCCCTGGGCGGTATTTCATTCGCAATCAACGTGCGTGAGAAACATCCGGATATTCCAATTCTTCTCCAATCAAGCAATGCGGGATTTGCCGAGCGAGCGCAGGAGATTGGATGCGCTTTTATTCAGAAAGGTTCGCCGCGGCTTCTGCACGAACTGCGGAGTTTTATGGTCAACAACTTCGGTTTCGGTGACTTTGTTTTTCGACTTCCTGACGGAACGGAAGTCGGCCGCGCGCATAATCTGAAAGAGCTGGGAGAACAACTCTGCACGGTTCCTGAGGAAAGTATTCGATATCACGCCGACCGTAACCATTTTTCAAACTGGTTAAAAGCGCGCACGGAATTCTGGCTTGCACAGAAATTAAAGCCGCGAACCGTATCAGAATTCAATTCTATCAATGACCTGCGTGAAGTGCTGATCAATTCCTTACGATTGTATTTGGATCTACGCAAGCGCGGAGTCATGACCGATTTTTCAAAAGAAACTTTTGATATTCGAAATGGGTTTGCGCGAATCGGCGGCGGATCTATCGGCGGTAAAGCTCGAGGTTTAGGCTTTGCCAATGTATTAATTAATAATTACGATGTATATGAAAAATTTGAAGACACCCATATCACCGTTCCGTCTGCCGTCGTCATCGGAACGGATGTGTTTGATCAGTTTTTGCATGAAAATAATCTTGAAAGTTTTGCGCTCCAGTCTAATGACGATGTGGAGACCAATCGACGCTTTGTCGAGGCAAAAAAATTTCCGAGAGAGGTCATTCGGAAATTAAAAGACTATCTGGAGTTGGTCAAAGAACCTCTCGCTGTGCGTTCTTCCAGTCTATTGGAAGATTCACAATACCAGCCGTTTGCCGGGGTCTATGAAACGTTCATGATTCCTAACAACGATAAGAGCCTAAAGATTCGTCTTGATGAATTGCTGGACAGTATCAAACGTGTTTATGCCTCGACCTTTTATAGGGCTGCCAAGGATTATATGAAAGTCACTGCGCATCGTCTGGAAGAAGAAAAAATGGCGGTTATCGTTCAGCGGATGGTTGGATCGCATAACAACGGCCGATTTTATCCTACTTTTGCCGGTGTAGCCAAGTCATACAATTTCTATCCTGTGCCCCCCCAAAAGGCAGAAGACGGAATTGTGCTTTTAGCTTTAGGATTAGGTAAGACGGTTGTTGAGGGAGGGAATACCGTGAGATTTTGCCCCAAATATCCACGGCACCTGCTTCAATTTTTTTCTACCAAGGAAACGATCAAAAACGCCCAGCATGATTTTTTTGCGCTGAATATGAATTATCGCCTATCTAAAAATGTCATCGAAACGCATGACTTACTTGTTCAGCGATTTGATCTCACCGAGGCTGAAAAAGACGGTACGTTACACTGGGCAGGCTCAACTTACTCTCCCGAAAACGAAATGGTATATGACGGTATTTCGAGAGCGGGGACTCGCGTTGTCACGTTTGCACCTGTTTTGAAACACAAAATTTTTCCATTGCCTGAAATATTAGACCTTTTGTTAGAATTAGGAAGTTGGGGCGTTGGAACGCCCGTTGAAATCGAATTTGCGGTGAACATGAATGTGGCATCCGGCGCGCCCAAAGAATTTTGCGTTTTGCAGTTGCGGCCGTTGGTATTGAGCCAGGAATCGGAAGAATTAAATGTCGATAATTCCAGTTCGGACCAACTGGTGTGTTACAGTCAGCATGCGTTGGGCAATGGGGCTATCGACGATATATTTGACATCGTGGTCGTCGACATTGAAAAATTTGACAGGTCGAAAAGTCAGGAAACGGCCGAAGAGGTTGGAAAATTAAACGCAAAATTGCTTTCGCTTAAACGGCCTTATATTCTCATCGGCGTGGGACGCTGGGGTTCACTTGATCATTGGTTGGGGATTCCTGTGACGTGGGATCAGATTTCCGGAGCCAGCGCAATTGTAGAATCCGGGTTCAAAGATTTTGACGTGACGCCTTCGCAGGGTTCTCATTTTTTTCAAAATATTACGTCATTTAGAATTGGTTATTTTACGGTCAATTCTTTTTTGCACGAGGGGTTCATTAACTGGGATTGGCTGACACAGCAAAATGCAGTGGAAGAATTGCAGTATACGCGTCATTTGCAGTTTGATTCTCCGATTGTTGTTCGGATCAACGGGCATCAAAACAAAGGAGTCATCCTAAAACCGGAAATCTGA
- a CDS encoding NADP-specific glutamate dehydrogenase, giving the protein MSDYTKKIITHVKAKNPSEPEFHQAVEEVVESLDLVLERHPEYRSAKILERMVEPERVVMFRVPWVDDQGEIQVNRGFRIQMNSAIGPYKGGLRFHASVTLGILKFLAFEQVFKNALTTLPMGGGKGGSDFDPKGKSDNEVMRFCQSFMTELHRHIGPNVDVPAGDIGVGGREIGFLFGQYKRLTRDFSGVLTGKGLNWGGSLIRPEATGFGVTYFAEEMLKTKGQSLAGKIVAVSGFGNVAWGAAKKVTELGGKVVTLSGPDGFIYDKDGIKGEKIDYMLQMRASGNDRVKDYADKFKTEFFAGKRPWSVKVDVALPCATQNELDENDAKELVKNGCKCVAEGANMPTTIAGFKVFTDAGILYAPGKASNAGGVATSGLEMSQNSMRLPWSAEEVDHRLHEIMRNIHQTCVDTAAKYGTPGNYVNGANIAGFLKVADSMLDQGLV; this is encoded by the coding sequence ATGTCTGATTACACGAAAAAAATAATTACACATGTAAAGGCAAAAAATCCATCAGAACCCGAATTTCATCAGGCAGTTGAAGAAGTCGTCGAATCGCTGGACTTAGTTTTAGAAAGACATCCGGAATACCGTTCCGCCAAAATTTTGGAAAGAATGGTCGAGCCGGAACGCGTCGTAATGTTCCGAGTTCCATGGGTTGACGATCAGGGAGAAATTCAGGTCAATCGCGGATTCCGTATTCAAATGAACAGCGCGATCGGGCCATATAAAGGCGGCTTGCGTTTTCACGCATCGGTTACATTAGGAATTTTAAAATTTTTGGCATTTGAACAGGTTTTCAAAAACGCACTGACTACGCTCCCGATGGGCGGCGGTAAAGGCGGATCGGATTTTGATCCTAAAGGTAAGAGCGATAACGAAGTGATGCGTTTTTGCCAAAGTTTTATGACGGAACTTCATCGTCACATTGGCCCGAATGTGGACGTACCTGCGGGCGATATCGGCGTGGGTGGGCGCGAAATCGGATTTCTTTTCGGACAATATAAGCGCCTGACACGCGATTTCTCCGGTGTTTTGACGGGTAAAGGATTGAACTGGGGCGGCTCACTGATTCGTCCGGAAGCAACCGGTTTCGGCGTAACGTATTTTGCGGAAGAAATGCTGAAGACTAAAGGTCAATCGCTGGCAGGTAAAATTGTCGCAGTCTCAGGATTTGGCAACGTTGCCTGGGGTGCCGCGAAAAAAGTTACTGAACTCGGCGGGAAAGTGGTCACGCTCTCAGGCCCCGACGGATTTATTTATGACAAAGACGGAATCAAAGGCGAGAAGATCGATTACATGCTTCAGATGCGCGCCAGCGGAAACGACCGTGTGAAAGATTATGCGGATAAATTTAAAACGGAATTTTTTGCAGGCAAACGTCCATGGAGCGTCAAAGTGGACGTTGCTCTGCCCTGCGCCACCCAGAATGAATTGGATGAAAACGATGCAAAAGAATTGGTAAAGAACGGATGCAAATGCGTTGCAGAAGGCGCGAATATGCCGACAACCATTGCGGGCTTCAAAGTATTTACCGATGCGGGAATCCTTTATGCTCCCGGCAAGGCTTCCAATGCGGGCGGCGTAGCCACATCAGGACTTGAAATGTCGCAGAACAGCATGCGCCTGCCGTGGTCGGCTGAAGAAGTGGACCATCGCTTACACGAGATCATGAGGAATATTCATCAAACCTGCGTCGATACCGCTGCGAAATACGGCACGCCGGGCAACTATGTGAATGGCGCGAATATCGCGGGATTTCTCAAGGTAGCCGATTCGATGCTGGATCAGGGTCTTGTATAA
- a CDS encoding homocysteine S-methyltransferase family protein: MTFSERLSQPSIIILDGATGSELEARGVKTLLPLWSTVALLSREGRQILRSIHRDYIRAGAEIITANTFRTNYRALKKESMEPRAFDLTRIAVDEVRFAREESKVTSPVLIAGSVAPVEDCYSPELVPTNEELFDEQRRHIDNLYNSGVDIFLIETMNTIREAVIALEYAKQTELPVLVSFICKDPEHLLSGESLENAVESCELFKPDVILINCVEVNLMERNLEALRSLTSLPIGGYANILKKGYTAESDVTAQDYAKRVKDWINRFQMKVVGGCCGTTPKHIQCLIEA; this comes from the coding sequence ATGACCTTTTCAGAGCGACTCTCTCAGCCATCCATTATTATTCTTGACGGCGCGACGGGTAGTGAACTCGAGGCGCGTGGAGTCAAGACCCTATTGCCTTTGTGGTCAACGGTCGCTTTGCTGAGCCGCGAAGGGAGGCAAATTCTGCGATCGATTCATCGCGATTACATTCGCGCGGGAGCGGAAATCATTACCGCAAACACGTTTCGCACCAATTACCGCGCGTTAAAAAAGGAAAGCATGGAGCCGCGCGCCTTTGATTTGACGCGTATCGCCGTTGATGAAGTTCGATTTGCCCGGGAAGAATCAAAAGTAACCTCACCGGTTCTTATCGCCGGTTCCGTTGCGCCCGTGGAGGATTGTTACTCGCCGGAACTTGTTCCAACAAACGAAGAACTTTTCGACGAGCAACGCCGGCACATTGATAATTTATATAATTCCGGTGTGGATATTTTTTTAATTGAAACGATGAACACGATTCGCGAAGCGGTCATCGCGCTGGAGTATGCGAAACAGACGGAGTTGCCCGTTCTGGTTAGTTTCATCTGCAAAGACCCGGAACATCTGCTGAGCGGTGAGTCTTTAGAAAACGCAGTTGAAAGCTGTGAACTCTTCAAGCCCGATGTCATTTTAATCAATTGCGTTGAAGTAAATTTGATGGAAAGAAATTTGGAAGCGCTTCGAAGTCTGACGAGTTTACCTATCGGCGGGTATGCGAACATTCTCAAAAAAGGATATACGGCGGAATCTGATGTAACGGCGCAGGATTATGCAAAACGTGTCAAAGACTGGATCAACCGCTTTCAAATGAAAGTCGTCGGCGGATGCTGTGGAACAACACCGAAACATATTCAGTGTCTTATAGAAGCATAG
- a CDS encoding valine--tRNA ligase — protein MSDLIKNTTQEIPKAYDPKTVEDKWYAYWMKHRLFHAEVNKNKKPFTIVIPPPNVTGALHIGHAYNNSVQDIYVRFKRMQGFETLWSPGTDHAGIATQTVVEKQLKSEGKDRRQMGRDAFVGEVWKHKEIYRARIIGQLQKMGCSCDWDREWFTMDETLSDAVLEVFVHFYEKGWIYKGNYIVNWCPFSQSAISDEEVEYKEVNGKLWHFKYPVKDSDEFMIVATTRPETMLGDTGVAVHPDDERYKHLNGKKVILPIVGREIPIFADAYVDKEFGTGAVKVTPSHDPNDFQMGKRHQLEFVNIMNVDASLNKNVPERFQGLDRFTARKKVVEEMQQLGFLEKIEDHLNRVGYSQRGNVPIEPLVSEQWFLKMDELARPALEAVQNGEIKIHPEKWIKTYEHWMTSIRDWCISRQLWWGHRIPAYYLPSGEMVVAKSREDAAEKFRIKNLKFKIEDIRQDDDVLDTWFSSWLVPFSSMGWPKKTENLDYFYPTNLLVTGPDIIFFWVARMIMAGLEFTKKPPFTQVYFNGIVRDEKGRKMSKSLGNGIDPIAVINTYSADALRFTLVDLSAEGQDINLSEKQFEIGRNFSNKVWNSFRFIAMQMENCPQAKPQLPDASKITELADHWILSRYNRAVAGITDGLENYKLHEAMNSVYQFFWNDYCDWYLEMIKERMYNGSEEVKIQTLSTALYLMEGIMKLMHPIVPFISEEIWQRLAPRKDGESIMTQAWEKTDSKRVNSAVEKEFEQIQNIIVSIRNIRSEMNISPAKKTDAFIVTDDDQMTALLHSADSYIKNLARVENMTTVATLQKPKNSASAVVAGVELYIPLEGIIDAEAERARLSKEIARLENQVEGISRKLDNADFVAKAPPQVIEKEKAKLRNFRETIKTLRGSLEQFKS, from the coding sequence ATGAGCGATTTGATCAAAAATACAACACAAGAGATTCCGAAAGCATACGATCCCAAAACGGTGGAAGATAAATGGTATGCCTATTGGATGAAGCACCGTCTGTTTCACGCCGAAGTGAATAAGAATAAAAAGCCGTTCACGATTGTCATTCCGCCGCCGAATGTAACCGGGGCATTGCATATCGGCCATGCGTATAATAATTCCGTGCAGGATATTTACGTTCGCTTCAAACGTATGCAGGGGTTCGAAACGTTATGGTCACCGGGAACGGATCACGCGGGTATTGCGACGCAGACCGTCGTGGAGAAACAACTAAAATCCGAAGGAAAAGACCGGCGGCAAATGGGACGCGACGCGTTTGTCGGTGAGGTTTGGAAACATAAAGAAATTTACCGTGCGCGTATCATCGGGCAATTGCAGAAAATGGGATGTTCCTGTGACTGGGACAGGGAATGGTTTACGATGGATGAAACGTTGTCCGATGCCGTGCTGGAAGTATTTGTTCATTTCTACGAAAAAGGATGGATTTATAAAGGAAATTATATTGTCAACTGGTGCCCGTTTTCCCAATCCGCTATTTCCGATGAGGAAGTGGAATATAAAGAGGTGAATGGGAAACTCTGGCATTTCAAATATCCTGTGAAAGACTCCGACGAATTTATGATCGTGGCAACCACGCGCCCGGAAACCATGCTCGGCGATACCGGCGTGGCTGTTCATCCCGACGATGAACGCTACAAACATCTGAATGGAAAAAAAGTTATTCTTCCAATTGTAGGTCGGGAGATACCTATTTTTGCCGATGCCTACGTAGATAAAGAATTTGGAACCGGAGCCGTTAAGGTAACGCCATCGCATGATCCGAACGATTTTCAAATGGGCAAACGTCATCAGTTAGAGTTTGTTAACATCATGAATGTGGATGCGTCGCTGAATAAAAATGTTCCGGAACGGTTTCAAGGCCTCGATCGTTTTACCGCGCGTAAAAAAGTCGTAGAGGAAATGCAGCAACTCGGTTTTCTCGAAAAGATCGAGGATCATCTTAACCGTGTCGGTTATTCTCAGAGGGGAAATGTTCCAATCGAGCCGCTGGTATCGGAACAATGGTTTCTCAAAATGGATGAACTCGCCAGACCGGCGCTGGAGGCGGTTCAAAACGGCGAGATCAAAATTCATCCGGAGAAATGGATAAAGACGTACGAACATTGGATGACATCCATTCGCGACTGGTGTATCTCGCGTCAACTTTGGTGGGGGCACAGAATTCCTGCGTACTATTTGCCTTCGGGAGAAATGGTTGTGGCCAAATCGAGAGAAGATGCCGCCGAAAAATTTAGAATTAAGAATTTAAAATTCAAAATCGAAGACATCCGTCAGGATGACGACGTACTGGACACATGGTTTTCTTCCTGGTTAGTGCCGTTTTCCTCCATGGGTTGGCCTAAAAAAACAGAAAATCTGGATTATTTTTATCCGACCAATTTGCTTGTGACCGGCCCGGATATCATTTTTTTCTGGGTGGCGCGCATGATCATGGCAGGACTGGAGTTCACGAAGAAACCGCCTTTCACGCAGGTTTATTTTAACGGCATTGTACGTGATGAAAAAGGGCGTAAGATGAGCAAATCGCTCGGCAACGGCATCGACCCGATCGCGGTGATCAATACCTATTCTGCTGATGCGTTGCGTTTTACACTCGTTGACTTGAGCGCAGAAGGGCAGGATATTAATTTAAGTGAAAAGCAGTTTGAGATCGGAAGAAATTTTTCAAACAAAGTATGGAACTCATTTCGATTTATCGCAATGCAGATGGAAAATTGCCCGCAGGCGAAACCGCAATTACCCGACGCATCCAAGATCACGGAACTGGCGGATCATTGGATATTGAGCCGATACAATCGGGCAGTTGCCGGCATAACGGATGGATTGGAAAATTACAAATTGCATGAGGCCATGAATTCCGTTTATCAGTTTTTTTGGAATGATTACTGCGACTGGTATCTCGAAATGATCAAAGAACGAATGTATAACGGTTCCGAAGAAGTAAAAATTCAGACACTGTCCACTGCGCTGTATCTCATGGAAGGAATCATGAAACTCATGCATCCGATCGTTCCTTTTATTAGCGAGGAAATTTGGCAGCGATTGGCGCCGCGAAAAGACGGTGAAAGCATCATGACGCAAGCATGGGAAAAGACCGATTCAAAACGAGTGAATTCGGCGGTAGAAAAAGAATTCGAACAGATTCAAAATATTATTGTGTCGATTCGTAATATCCGTTCCGAAATGAATATTTCACCTGCAAAAAAAACCGATGCGTTCATCGTAACCGATGATGACCAAATGACCGCGCTGCTGCATAGCGCAGATTCATACATCAAGAATCTTGCGCGTGTGGAGAATATGACCACGGTGGCAACACTTCAAAAACCAAAAAATTCCGCCAGCGCGGTGGTGGCGGGTGTGGAATTGTACATTCCGCTCGAGGGTATAATTGACGCCGAAGCGGAACGCGCGAGATTGAGCAAGGAGATTGCCCGGTTGGAAAATCAGGTAGAAGGCATCTCAAGAAAACTTGATAACGCGGATTTTGTTGCCAAGGCTCCGCCACAGGTGATTGAAAAAGAAAAAGCAAAATTACGGAATTTCCGCGAAACGATAAAAACGTTACGCGGAAGTTTAGAACAGTTTAAGAGTTAA
- a CDS encoding DNA-3-methyladenine glycosylase, with the protein MPAKLPRSFYSRPTLDVAPDLLGKILVRIKGKTVTSGRIVEVEAYRNADDPASHAHPGKTPRNILMFGEAGHAYVYFIYGMYFCVNVVTERTGTAGACLIRALEPLDGIGVMKKRRHIEKTIDLANGPGKLCQAMSINLALNGEDYLGNTLFIVDDGYAGFRIKRSPRIGIQYAVDKRWRFFIHGNSYVTKNKFNAL; encoded by the coding sequence ATGCCCGCTAAGCTCCCCCGTTCTTTTTATAGCCGCCCTACTCTTGATGTGGCGCCGGACCTGCTTGGGAAAATTCTTGTTCGCATCAAAGGTAAAACGGTAACCTCCGGACGTATTGTAGAGGTTGAAGCCTATCGTAATGCCGACGACCCGGCGTCGCACGCGCATCCGGGAAAAACGCCGCGCAATATCCTCATGTTCGGCGAGGCAGGGCACGCGTACGTTTATTTTATTTACGGCATGTATTTTTGCGTGAATGTAGTGACGGAAAGGACCGGCACTGCCGGGGCTTGCCTGATCCGGGCATTGGAACCTTTGGACGGAATCGGCGTTATGAAAAAGCGGCGCCATATTGAAAAAACAATAGACCTCGCAAACGGGCCTGGAAAATTATGCCAAGCGATGTCAATCAATCTCGCTTTGAATGGGGAAGATTATTTGGGGAACACTTTGTTCATTGTTGATGACGGTTACGCCGGTTTCAGAATCAAAAGATCCCCTCGCATCGGCATTCAATATGCTGTTGACAAACGCTGGCGTTTCTTTATTCATGGCAACAGTTATGTGACTAAAAACAAGTTTAATGCTTTGTAA
- a CDS encoding MBL fold metallo-hydrolase yields MPSDFYICVLGSGSKGNCVYLRAGGVHFLVDAGLRYNEVENRLRDIDVSTKDIQHVFITHEHIDHISGLKKFAKNNTATVHVNAQTYLRVSSELPAHYPVNVFDTAFEINDIRVTPFAVSHDAVDPMAFSFSFLEKKISVVTDTGYATNLVKEQIKNSDVMVLECNHDEEMLKKGIYPWPLKQRIAGKLGHLSNLQAAQTLAEVTSVRLRHVFLAHLSAENNSPKLALETVGSHFSNLQLNCPALIMTHQSRVSELVSI; encoded by the coding sequence ATGCCGTCTGATTTTTATATCTGCGTTCTCGGAAGCGGAAGCAAAGGAAACTGCGTTTATCTCCGCGCGGGCGGTGTGCATTTTCTGGTTGACGCCGGGCTGCGTTACAATGAAGTCGAAAATCGCCTGCGCGACATTGACGTGAGCACAAAAGACATTCAGCATGTATTCATCACGCATGAACATATTGACCATATCAGCGGTTTGAAGAAATTTGCCAAGAATAATACAGCGACGGTTCATGTAAACGCGCAGACCTATCTCCGTGTGAGTTCGGAGCTTCCAGCGCATTATCCTGTAAATGTATTTGACACGGCGTTCGAAATTAACGACATTAGAGTAACGCCTTTTGCGGTCTCACATGATGCCGTTGATCCAATGGCATTCAGTTTCAGCTTTTTAGAAAAAAAAATCAGCGTTGTGACCGATACGGGATACGCCACCAACTTGGTTAAGGAACAGATCAAGAACAGCGATGTTATGGTATTGGAATGTAACCACGATGAAGAAATGCTGAAAAAAGGCATTTATCCGTGGCCCTTGAAACAACGCATCGCAGGCAAACTTGGACATCTTTCCAATTTACAAGCTGCGCAAACGCTGGCCGAAGTTACGAGCGTGCGGTTACGGCATGTTTTTCTGGCCCATTTAAGCGCAGAAAACAATTCGCCGAAACTGGCATTGGAAACCGTCGGGTCGCATTTTTCTAATTTACAATTAAATTGTCCCGCGTTGATCATGACACATCAGAGTAGGGTTAGTGAATTAGTTTCTATCTGA
- a CDS encoding orotate phosphoribosyltransferase, whose protein sequence is MNDNEVLDIFRKSGALLEGHFILTSGAHSPNYFQCAKVLQYPNWAQILCAEIAMFFKDHKIHAVAAPAVGGIIVGHEVARTLNARCVFSERENGVMSFRRGFEIKRDENVLVVEDVVTTGGSIKEVVQLCRDANANVIGVGFLVDRSNGKVEFGVPKYSLVSVDVVKYEPRECPLCKNGELPAVKPGSRTL, encoded by the coding sequence TTGAATGATAACGAAGTACTCGATATTTTCCGTAAAAGCGGCGCTCTACTGGAAGGGCATTTCATCCTGACGTCGGGCGCGCACAGTCCTAATTATTTTCAATGCGCCAAGGTATTGCAGTACCCGAATTGGGCGCAGATCTTGTGCGCGGAGATCGCAATGTTCTTCAAAGACCACAAAATTCATGCGGTTGCGGCACCGGCGGTTGGCGGCATCATTGTCGGCCATGAAGTAGCGCGGACATTGAATGCGCGGTGTGTTTTTTCGGAACGGGAAAACGGCGTAATGAGTTTTCGGCGCGGTTTTGAGATCAAACGCGATGAAAACGTGCTGGTGGTTGAGGATGTGGTCACGACGGGCGGTTCGATCAAAGAGGTCGTGCAGTTATGCCGCGACGCCAATGCCAACGTGATCGGCGTGGGATTTTTGGTCGACCGAAGTAACGGAAAAGTGGAATTCGGCGTGCCGAAATATTCTCTCGTGTCCGTGGACGTTGTAAAATACGAACCGCGGGAATGTCCGCTATGTAAAAATGGCGAACTTCCGGCCGTCAAACCCGGCAGCCGCACGCTATAA
- the rocF gene encoding arginase: MRTIRLIGVPLDLGAGRRGTDMGPSAMRIAGLRERLNELGYTVKDSGDIVSKTPEILRIGHERLKYLNEIVRAVTTLSDAVEKSFHDHEFPLILGGDHSIAIGTLAGVSSHFRKQHKKIGVIWVDAHGDMNTPETSPSGNIHGMPLAISMGVGHPKLTSVGGSFIKVDPSNTVLVGIRTLDQGEINHIREMGVTVFTMRDIDEQGIHDIIEKAIQIASGDTAGIHLSFDADSIDPSVAPGVGTPVHGGLTYREAHYVMESLHNCKRVVSAEFVEANPILDTKNQTAKIGVELMASFFGKRII, from the coding sequence ATGCGTACAATACGGTTAATCGGTGTTCCTTTGGATTTGGGGGCAGGAAGACGCGGAACCGATATGGGTCCTTCGGCCATGCGTATCGCTGGCCTAAGGGAACGTCTAAATGAATTAGGTTATACCGTCAAGGATAGCGGGGATATCGTATCGAAAACCCCGGAAATTCTAAGAATAGGCCATGAACGTCTCAAATATCTCAATGAGATCGTCAGGGCCGTAACCACGCTGTCGGATGCGGTTGAAAAAAGTTTTCACGATCACGAATTTCCTCTGATCCTGGGCGGCGATCATTCGATTGCCATTGGAACCTTAGCCGGGGTGTCTTCTCATTTCAGAAAACAACATAAGAAAATCGGGGTTATCTGGGTAGATGCGCATGGGGACATGAATACACCGGAAACGTCGCCATCAGGAAATATTCACGGGATGCCGCTCGCTATTTCCATGGGCGTAGGCCACCCTAAATTAACTTCGGTTGGAGGAAGTTTTATTAAGGTTGATCCGTCCAACACGGTATTGGTGGGTATCCGGACGCTGGATCAGGGTGAGATCAACCATATCCGTGAAATGGGCGTGACCGTTTTTACCATGCGGGATATTGACGAACAAGGTATTCATGACATTATTGAAAAGGCCATTCAAATCGCATCCGGGGACACGGCCGGTATCCATCTTAGTTTTGATGCCGACAGCATTGATCCGTCGGTAGCACCCGGAGTCGGAACTCCGGTTCATGGAGGCCTGACCTACCGCGAGGCGCATTATGTGATGGAATCGCTGCATAATTGTAAACGCGTAGTATCTGCCGAATTTGTCGAAGCCAATCCGATTCTCGATACGAAAAATCAAACCGCCAAGATCGGGGTAGAGCTTATGGCTTCGTTTTTCGGAAAAAGAATCATCTAA